Below is a genomic region from Streptomyces ferrugineus.
CGCGCGCCCGTTTCGGTCAGTACGGCCAGATCGGCGGGTCGCTCACGAAGTGGCCGCCCAGGTAGGCGTGCGCGATGTTCTCCGGGTCGAGCTCGCCCTGCTCGGCGATCAGCTTCTCGGCGTACGGCTCGGAGTCGTCCCGCGGCTCGTAGCCGAGGGCGCGGGCGGTGGTCAGGTCCCACCACAGGCGGGTGTTCGCGGAGGAGCCGTGGACGACCGTGTGCTCGACGCCCTCGGCGGTCAGGGCCGCGTGGAAGAGGCGGGCGCCGTCGGCGGGGCTCATCCACACCGAGAGCATGCGGACGCTGGTCGGCTCGGGGAAGCAGGAGCCGATGCGCACGGACACCGTCTCCAGGCCGTACTTGTCCCAGTAGAACTGGGCGAGGTCCTCACCGAAGGACTTGGACAGGCCGTAGAAGGTGTCCGGGCGGTGCGGCGTGTCGATGGGGATGAGCGGGTCGTCACCTCGGGGGCGGGGGGTGAACCCCACCGCGTGGTTGGAGGAGGCGAAGACGATCCGTCCGACGCCCTCCGTGCGCGCGGCCTCGTACAGGTTGTACGTCCCCTCGATGTTCGCCTTGAGGATCTTCTCGAACGGGGCTTCCAGGGAGATGCCCGCGAGGTGGATGATCGCGTCGACGCCCCGCACGGCCGCGCGCAGCGCGTCCCGGTCGGCCAGATCGGCGACGATCGCGCCCGGCTCGCCCTCGATCGGGCGCAGGTCGAGCAGCCGCAGCTCGTAGCCGTACGCCGGCAGCAGGTCCCGCATCAGGGTGCCGAGTCCGCCGGCGGCGCCGGTGAGCAGAACGGTGCGGGGCGCTGGCATCCTCGGAACTCCTTCGATCGGCGGCCGTATGGGTGCCCGGTATTCACATGCGTGGACTAGTTAAGGATCAACACCCTTTCTCGTCAAGGGTGGTGTAGTGCATGTTCATAAACGTAAACTCTGATCAGAATACTGCACTGCTTCCTGATACTCACCCGTTCTCGTCCTAGGGAGAGCCCGTGACGCCTGTCCCCCTCGCCGCACGACTCAGCATTCCCAGCGGGCCCCTGTTCTTCCCCGTCACGGCGTACGGCCCCGATGGCGCCGTCGACCTCGACACCTACCGCACCCATGTACGCCGCGGCGTCGAGGCCGGGGCCGCCGCCGTCTTCGCGTGCTGCGGCACCGGGGAGTACCACGCGCTCACACCCGAGGAGTACGAGGCGTGCGTACGGGCCGCCGTCGAGGCCGCGGACGGACGCGTGCCGGTCGTCGCGGGCGCCGGGTACGGCACCGCCCTCGCGGTGCGGTACGCGCGGCTCGCCGAGGGCGCCGGCGCGGACGGGCTGCTCGCCATGCCGCCGTATCTCGTCGTCGCCGGGCAGGAGGGGCTGCTGCGGCACTACCGGGAGATCGCCGCGGCGACCGCGCTGCCCGTCATCGTCTACCAGCGCGACAACGCCGTGTTCACCCCGGACACCGTCGTCGAACTGGCCCGCACGGACGGCGTCATCGGCCTCAAGGACGGCCTCGGCGACCTGGACCTCATGCAGCGGATCGTCAGCGCCGTACGCGGCGCGGCCCCCGGCGACTTCCTCTACTTCAACGGCCTGCCGACCGCCGAGCAGACCCAGCTCGCCTACCGGGCGATCGGCGTCCCGCTCTACTCCTCAGCCGTGTTCTGCTTCGCCCCCGAGCTGGCGCTCGCCTTCTTCCGCGCGCTGGAATCGGGCGACGACAGGACCGTCAACCGCCTCCTGGACGGCTTCTACCGCCCCTTCGTCGAACTGCGCGCCCAGGGCCGCGGATACGCGGTCGCCCTCGTCAAGGCCGGCGTACGGCTGCGCGGACTGGACGTGGGGGAGGTCCGCCCGCCGCTGCACGAACCGAGCGAGGATCATGTCAAGCAGCTCGCGCAGGTGATCGAACGCGGCTACGCGCTGCTGGAGAAGGAGCCGGAGGACACCAAGTGAAGGCGTCGACATTCGTCTACCCCTGGGACGTCAACGGGGACCCGGCGGCACCCGGCAGGATCGCCGCCCTCGGCGTGCGACAGGTGACGCTCGCCGCCGCCTACCACTCCACCCGCGCCCTCACCCCACGCCACCCGCGCCACCGCATCGTCACCGCCGAGCACGCGGCCGTGCTCTACCCGACGGACGACCGGTGGCGGGGCCGCGAGCTGCGCCCGTACCCGGCCGGCGACTGGGCGCCCGGCGACGCCTTCGGTGAGGCGGCCGCCGCGCTCACGGCCGCCGGCCTGGAGGTGCACACCTGGGTGGTCCTCGCGCACAACTCCCGCCTGGGCGCCGAGCATCCGCACACCTCGGTCGTCAACGCCTACGGCGACCGCTACCCCTGGGCCCCGTGCATCGCACAGCCCGCCACGCGCGCGTACCTCGTCGACCTCGCCGCCGAGGCGGCCGTACGCCCCGGGGTGCGCGGCACCGAACTGGAGTCCCTCGGCTGGTACGGGCTGCAGCACCTGCACGCCCACGACAAGACCGGCGGGGTCCCGCTCGGCGACGCCGGGATGTACCTGATGGCGCTGTGCTTCTGCCCCACCTGCCGGGCGGGCTACGCCGACCGGGGCCTGGACGCCGACGAGCTGGCGGCCGCCGTACGCGCCGCGCTCGAACCGCTGTGGCAGGGGGCGCCGGACGACGGGGGCTGGGCCGGGGTCGAGAAGCTGCTCGGCTCGGAGAGGGCGGCGGCCACGCGCGCGTGGCGCGACGAAACCGCCCGTACGCTCCAGGAGGCGGCGGTCCGGGCGGTCCGCCGGGCCGCGCCCGACGGCTTCCAGGTGCTGCTG
It encodes:
- a CDS encoding 5-dehydro-4-deoxyglucarate dehydratase, whose protein sequence is MTPVPLAARLSIPSGPLFFPVTAYGPDGAVDLDTYRTHVRRGVEAGAAAVFACCGTGEYHALTPEEYEACVRAAVEAADGRVPVVAGAGYGTALAVRYARLAEGAGADGLLAMPPYLVVAGQEGLLRHYREIAAATALPVIVYQRDNAVFTPDTVVELARTDGVIGLKDGLGDLDLMQRIVSAVRGAAPGDFLYFNGLPTAEQTQLAYRAIGVPLYSSAVFCFAPELALAFFRALESGDDRTVNRLLDGFYRPFVELRAQGRGYAVALVKAGVRLRGLDVGEVRPPLHEPSEDHVKQLAQVIERGYALLEKEPEDTK
- a CDS encoding NAD-dependent epimerase/dehydratase family protein; its protein translation is MPAPRTVLLTGAAGGLGTLMRDLLPAYGYELRLLDLRPIEGEPGAIVADLADRDALRAAVRGVDAIIHLAGISLEAPFEKILKANIEGTYNLYEAARTEGVGRIVFASSNHAVGFTPRPRGDDPLIPIDTPHRPDTFYGLSKSFGEDLAQFYWDKYGLETVSVRIGSCFPEPTSVRMLSVWMSPADGARLFHAALTAEGVEHTVVHGSSANTRLWWDLTTARALGYEPRDDSEPYAEKLIAEQGELDPENIAHAYLGGHFVSDPPIWPY